The Candidatus Methylomirabilota bacterium sequence CTCCCGCGCGTAGTCGTCGGTCCGGAGCGCGCGCCCGGTCGTCAGGACCAGCGACATCAGCCCCACCGTGCGGTCCGGGTAGCGGAGCGGGGCCCGCGCGTCCGCCACGCCGTCCACGATGCGGAGGGCGATCTCGAGCTCGTGCCGCTCGGCGTCGTGGAGCACGACGACCATGTTCCGGACGTCCAGCATGCGCGCGACCTGCGCGTAGAGCGCGTCGAGGAGCGCCGCGCGGTCGAGCTCACCGGTGACGGCGCGCGACAGGTCGTGGAGCACCGACAGCTCCTCGACCTGGCGCCGGTTCTCCTCGAAGAGACGCGCGTTCTCGATCGCGACGCTGGCCTGGTTGGCGATGGCCTCCATGAGCGCGATCTCGCCGTCGGAGAAATCGTGGGCGCGCTGCCACCAGATCAGGGAGAGGCCGCCGATGACCTGCTCCCGGGCGACGATCGGGACGAAGAGCTGGCACCGGTGCGGGAACGGCTTCTTCGCGAAGTCGGGGATGCGCGCGTCGGCGGCGACGTCCGTCGAGAAGACCGGCCGCTTCGTCCGGACCGCCTCCGCCCACAAGGGATGCTCCAGGATCGACGGGCGCATGCCCCGCAGGGACTCGAGGAACTCGCGGGGGAGGTGATACCCGGCGACCGGCTCCAGGGTCTCCTCGTCGTCCGCGAGCATCCAGACGCCCGCGGAATCGGCGTCCATCGCCGCGGTGACGCGGCGGAGGAAGTGGCGCAGCAGCGCCTCGCGGTTGAGCGTCGAGGAGAGCGCGCGGCTCACCGACAGGAGCGTCTCGGTCTCCCGGAGCTTCGCCTGGGTCTGCCGCGCCAGCTCCGCGTTCTCCATCGCGAGGCCGACCTGCGCGGCCACGCCCTCGACCAGGCGGATCTCGGCGGGCCGGAACTCGTGCCCCGGGCGCCACCACACGACGAACAGCGCGCCGATCGGCTCGCCGTGCGCCGTGGCCGCGGCGAAGAGCACCGAGAGGGGCGGCAGCGTGCCGATCCAGTCCTGGTCGAAGCGGCGGTCGGCCCGCGCGTCGGAGGTCCACGTCGCGCGCCCCGCCTCCCAGGCCGGCAGGAGCTCGGGGTTCCGCGCGAGCACGATCGGGCGCGTCATGAAGCCCTCGAGTAGCTCCCGCGGGACGTGGTAGCCGACGAGCGGCACGAGGCTCTCGCGCTTCGCGTCGAGGAAGTACGCGCCGACGGTGTTCGCGCCCGTGGCGCGCGCCACCTCGCGTGCGACCTCGCGCACGCGCTCGGGCACGGGGCCCGGGCGCGAGAGGATCTCGCCGACCGCCAGGAGCGTCGCGGTCTCGCGCAGCCGCTCCTGGGCCTCCGCGTAGAGGCGCGTGTTCTCGAGCGCGAGGGCGAGCTCGCCCGCGATCGTCATCGCGAGGTCCACCTGCCGGGGCTCGAACGGCGTCGGCCGCTCGCAGTAGTCGAGCGTCATGACGCCGATGACCTGCTCCTGCCGCAGCATCGGCACGACGAGGTAGGACTTGAGCCCGAACGTCTCGATCCACTCCTGCGGCATCAGCGTGTCCCGCGCGGTGTCGTTCACGATGACGGGCCGCCGCGTCTTGCGCGCGAGCGCATTCGCCGGAATGTCGAGGATGGGCCGCGCCGCCACCGCCTTGAAGGCCGCCCACTGCTCCGGCGCCTTCCGCCCGTCGGCGAACTGCGACATGAGCGGCGTCACCTGCCCGCCCTCCCAGAGCTCCAGCGAGCAGCGGTCGACGCGGCAGACCTGCGCGATCTTCATCGCCGCCCGCTTGAGGAGCTGCTTGCTGTCGAGCGTCGAGTTGAGGATCTCGACCACCTCGAGCAGCGCCCGGGTCTCCTCGAGCCGCCGCTGGGTCTCGGTGTAGAGCCGCGCGTTGTCGAGGGCGACCGCCGCCTGCGCGGCGAGCGACCCGAGGAGCGACGCCGTCTCGGGCGTGACCGGGGTCGGCGTCGGCCGGTAGACGGCGAACGCCCCCAGCACACGGTCGCCGATCGCGATCGGGTACGCGGTGATGAACCGGAGGCCCTGTCCCGCCAGCCGCGAGCCGTCGACGACGCGGGCGTCCGTCTCGACGTCCGTCCACGGCAGCGGCTCGCGGTGGAGCGCGACCCAGCCGATCGCGCCCTCGCCGAGCGCCAGCGCGTGCGGCAGCACCACCGCCGCCTCGGGCGGGCCGAAGGTCAGGGACCGCGTGAGCCGGCGGCTCCCCTCGTCGAGCACCCACACGCTCACGAACTCCGCGCCGAAGAACCGGGCCGCCGCCGCGGCGATGTTGTGGAGGACCTCCTCCGTCTTGAGCGACGACGAGACGAGGCGGTTCACCTCCTCGAGCGCGGCGAGGCGCTCGGCGTGCTCGCGCGCCTCGCGGTAGAGCCGCGCGTTCTCGAGGGCGATCGCGGCGCGGGCCGCGAAGCTCTCGAGCACGACGAGGTCCTCGGGCAGGAACGGCGCCGCGTCGTCGCCGACGCGGTTGAGGCCGATCACGCCGAGGAGGCGGTCCTGGATCACGAGGGGCTGGCCGATCGCGCGGCGGACGCCGAGCTCCGCCCACCGGGGCAGCGCGAAGGCCGAGCCCGCGTAGTCGTTGACGACGAGGCCCCGGCGTCGCTCGGCGGCGGCGCCCACGAGCCCCTGGCCGATCTCCACGGCCACGCCGGGGATCGCGCCGCCATCGGTCCAGGCGCGGGGCACGAGCGTCCGCCCGTCCTCGACGAGGTAGATGACGCCGTTGGCGGCGAACAGGCGCGTCACGCGCTCGACGATCAGCGAGAGGAGGCGGTCGGGATCGAGCTCGGCGGCGAGCTCGCGCTCGATCTCGACGAGCGTCGCGATCTGCTCGCGGCGCGCCGTCTCGAGGGAGAAGAGGCGCGCGTTCTCGAGGGCCAGCGCCGCCTGGTCGCCGAAGGCGCGCGCCAGGCCGATCTCCTGGTCGTCGAAGTGCCGGCCGGCCCGGTCGCTGACCGCGAGGGCGCCCAGCAGCCGGTCCTGGACGAGCAGCGGCACGGCGAGCAGCGCGCGGTGGGGCTCGCGCGCGACCCGGGCGCGGACCGCGTCCGTGTACGTGATGCGCGGGTCGGCCAGGGCGTCGTCGCTCGCGACGGGCACGCGCTCGCGCACCGCGAGCCCGGCGATGCCCGTTCCCGGCGGGAGCACGTCGGTCCACGGGAACGACGCCCCGCTCGACACCGTCACGGCGACGAGCGCGCCCGTCGCCGCGTCGAGCCTGTAGAGGCAGGACGAGCGCGCGCCGAGCAGCTCGCAGACGCTGTCGGCGACCCGCTGGGCGGCGCGGTCGAAGTCGAGCGTCTCCGAGAGGAGGCGCCCGAGGCCCGCGAGCGCGGTCATGCGCTCCACCTGCCGACCCGCCTCGCGATAGAGCCGCGCGTGCTCGAGGGCGATCGCCGCCTGGCCGGCGAAGGCCTCGGCCAGCTCCTGGTCGTGCCGCGTGAAGGGGCGCGGGGCGCGGAAGGTCAGGACGCCGATGGTCCGCTCGCCGACCCTGAGCGGCACCCCGAGGAACATCGTGTAGCCGAGGCGGCGATCGGCGCCGAGCGCCTCCGGCGCGATGTCGGGCACACTGTCGAGTTCGCAGACGAGCGTCCGGCCGCTGGCGACCACCCTGCCGGAGAGGCTCTCGCCGATCTTGAGGCGGGGCCGGACCATGGTCTCGCGGGCGGTGCCCGCGAGCCCAGCCAGGACCAACTCGTCCCCCTCGACCAGGCGGAAGCCGGCGTCGTCCACGCCGAGCAGCCGCGCGGCCTCCTCGGCGATCGAGGACAGGAGCGCGTCCGTGGGGGCGAGACTCCCGATCTTCGTGTTGATCTCGAGGAGCGCCGCGAGGTAGGCGCGCCGCGTGCGCTCCTCGGTGAAGAGGCGCGCGTTGTGGATCGCGTTCGCCGCGTGGAGCGCGAGCGAGCCGAGGACGCTGAGCTCCTCCGCCGTGTAGCCGTGCGGCTCGCGCACGCCGATCGAGAGGGCCCCGAGCACGCGGTCGCCGAGCAGGAGCGGCACGATCGCGACCGACACCGTGCCCTCCGCGCGGATCCGCTCGGCGTTGCGCGTCCGCGGGTCGCGCAGGACGTCCGTCACGGTCACCGGACTCCGGCGGGCCATCGCGGCGCCGACCAGGCCTTCGCCGAGACGGAACCGCCGGATCCCCTCGACCGCGGACGTGGCGCCCGCCTCCGCGCAGAGCGACGCGTGCTCACCGTCGTCGTCCACGAGCCAGAGCCGCGCGACGCTCGAGCCGAACAGCTCGACGCCCGCGTCCACGACGCCGCGGAAGACCTCGTCGACCGAGAGCGTGGCGGTGAGCGTCTGCGCGAGCCGCGTCAGCGTCTCGAGCCGCCGGCTCTTCTCGCGCGCCTCGGCGAAGAGCGCGGCGCGCGACACGGCGAGGCCGACCTGGTGCGCGACCGCCTGCAGCAGGGTCAGCTCGTCCTCCGGCCACGCGCGGGGCTCCCGCGAGATCAACGCCATCACGCCCCAGATCCGGCCGTCCGCGGTGATCGGCAGCGCGAGCTGGGAGCGGTAGCCGCCGACCCGGACCTGCTCGCGCACCTCCGGCGTGAGCACGCGCGACCGCGTGAGGTCGGTGACGACGTAGCGGCCGGTGCGCATGGCCTCGCCCACGTGGCTCTGGTCGAGCCGTCGCACGCGCAGGCGCTCGACGTCCTCCGGCGACAGGCCCCGGTGGGCGACGAGGGCCAGGGTCTGGGCGGCCTCGTCGAAGCGGAAGACGCCGCCGAACTCGATCCGCGCGAAGCTGCAGACGACGTCGAGCGTGCGCTCGGCGGTGACCGCGAGGTCCTCGCCGGTCCCCATCGTCTGCGCGACCGCGTAGAGCGCCTCGAGCTGCTTGCCGCGCCGCTCGTCGCCGGCCGGCCGGGCGCCGCGCGGACGCCGCCGGGGCGCGAGGAGCGCCGACGCCAGGACGCCCCCGCTCGCGGCGCTGAGCGAGACCGCCCACCAGAACCAGAAGCGCCGCGCGGCCGCCATGCGCCCGTGGTCGGGGACGAGCGCCCACAGACCGCCCGCCGCGTCGAGCGCATGCGCGTGCCACGTCTCGCCCGCGAGCGAGACCATCCGCGCGCGCGTCGCGGCCTCCCACCCGGTCGCGGGCAGGCCGGGCAGGCTCCCGGCGAGCGCGCGGTCCCCCGCGAGGACCACGAGCGCGGGGCGCGACGGCAGGCCCGCGAGCGGGCCGACGAGCGACTCGAACCTGCGGCCGACGACCACCGCGCCGACGGGCAGCGGGGCCCACCCGAGCACGTACACGCGGTCACCCACGACGCCGAGCCGCGCCACGGGCTCCGCGGACCGCGGCAACGCCGGCAGCGGGACCCGCGGCGTCGCCGGGACCTGGACGAGGGGCGCGCCCGCCGCGTCGAGGACGACGAGGAGGTCGGCGACGCGCTGGAGCGTGAGGGCGGCCATCCGAGGCGACGCGCCGCGCGCGAGCGTGGCCCAGTCGCTCCGGAGCGCGCCCTCCCGGACCGCGGGGTCCTCGGCGAGCAGCGCCGCCTCGCGCCGCATGTCGCCCTGCGCCGAATCGACGACCGCGCGGACCGCGGCGAGGGTCCCCGCCAGGACCTCCTCGTCGCGCGCGGCGGTGTGGGACCGCCAGACGAGCGCCGCGGCGATCCAGACGGCGGCGAGGGCGACGGCGAGGCCGAGCCGGACGACGAGCACGCGCCGGATGGCCGGGCTTCTCAGCGTCGGTCGCCCACCCGGTGAAGCTTCAGGAGGTTCGTCGTGCCCGCCACCCACATCGGCGACCCCGAGATGATCACGAGGACGTCGCCCGGCGCGACCGCGCCGTCGGCGAGCAGCGTGGCCTCGACCTGGTCGATCATGTCGTCGGTGGTCTCCACCTTCCGGATCAGGCGCGACGACACACCCCACGACAGCGCGAGCCGCCGCTGCACCTCGACGAAGGGTGTCATGGCGATGATCGGCACGTCGGGGCGCGCGTGCGAGATGAGCCGGGCCGAGAACCCCGACTGCGTGAACGCGACGATCGCGCGGGCGCCCAGCTCGTGGGCCGCCGCGGCGGCCGCGTCCGACAGCGCCTCGGAGAAGCCCACCCCCACGCGCTCCCGCCGCCGGTGGCGGACCGCCTCGCGCAGCACCGCCTCCTCGGCCCGCTCGGCCACGCGCGCCATCACCTCGACCGCCTCGACGGGGTAGCGTCCGGTGGCCGTCTCGGCCGAGAGCATGATCGCGTCGGCGCCGTCGAAGATCGCCGTCGCGACGTCCGAGACCTCCGCGCGGGTCGGACGGAGGTGCGTCACCATGGACTCGAGCATCTGGGTCGCCACGATCACCGGCACGCTCGCGCCGCGCGCCCCCTGGATGATCGCCTTCTGGAGGTGGGGTACGTCCTCGAGCGGCACGTCCACGCCGAGGTCGCCGCGCGCGACCATCACCGCGTCGACGGCCTGGAGGATGCCGGGAAGGTTGGCGATCCCCTCGTGGCGCTCGAGCTTGGCGACGAGCGGCGCCCGGGCGCCCAGCGTCGCCAGGTAGTCGCGCACCTCGCCGACGTCGGCCGCCGAGCGGACGAACGACACGGCGACGAAGTCGACGCCGTGCTCGACGCCGAAGCGCAGGTCCTCGCGGTCCTTGTCCGTGAGGCACGACGTCGGGAGCTCGACGCGCGGGAGCGAGATACCCTTGTGGTCGCTCAGGCGCCCGCCGACGACGACGCGGCAGCGGACCTCGTCGGGCGTGGCCTGCTCGACCCGGAGCTGGATCATCCCGTCGTCCATCCAGATCTGGTCGCCGGGACGGACGTTCGCGAGGTACTCGGGGTGGTTCAGCGACGCGCGCGCGGCGGTGCCCTCCACGGGCCGCGCGCAGAGCGTGAACGTCGCGCCGGCCTCGAGGTCCACGCGCCCGCCGCCGGCCGGGCCGAAGGTGCCGAGGCGGATCTTCGGGCCCTGGAGGTCCTGGAGGATCGCGACGGGCCGGCCCCAGCGCGCCTCGCCCTCGCGGATGAGCCGGACCACCTCGGCGTGCTCGTCCGCGGTCCCGTGGGAGAAGTTGATGCGCGCGACGTCCATGCCCGCCGCGACCAGCCGGTCGAGCGTGTCCTTCCCGCTGCTGGCCGGCCCGAGAGTGCAGACGATCTTGGTCCGCCGCATGGGCCTACCCCGCCGGGAGGAGCGCGCCGAGGAACTGGCCCGTGTAGGAGCGCCCGGCCTGGCGGGCCAGGTCTTCCGGCGTGCCCGTCGCCACGACACGTCCGCCCTCGTCGCCCCCCTCCGGCCCGAGGTCGATGATCCAGTCGGCGGTCTTGATCACGTCGAGGTTGTGCTCGATGATCACGACGGTGTTGCCCTGGTCCACGAGCCGATTGAGCACGTCCAGCAGCTTTTGAATGTCGGCGAAGTGCAGCCCGGTCGTCGGCTCGTCGAGGATGTAGAGGGTTCTTCCCGTGGCCCGCCGCGAAAGCTCCGTCGCCAGCTTCACACGCTGGGCTTCGCCACCGGACAGCGTGGTGGCGGACTGACCCAAGCGGATGTAGTCGAGCCCTACATCATCAAGCGTCTGGAGCTTCGCCTTGATGACGGGCACCGCGTCGAAGAAGGCGAGCGCCTCGCGCACCGTCATGTCCAGGACCTCGGCGATCGACATGCCCTTGTAGCGGACGTCGAGGGTCTCGCGGTTGTAGCGGCGCCCCTTGCAGACGTCGCACGTCACGTAGACGTCGGGCAGGAAGTGCATCTCGATCTTCACGAGGCCGTCGCCCTGGCACGCCTCGCAGCGTCCGCCCTTGACGTTGAACGAGAAGCGCCCCGGCTGGTAGCCGCGCATGCGCGCCTCGGGGGTGCGGGCGAAGAGCGTCCGGATGAACGTGAAGACGCCCGTGTACGTGGCGGGGTTCGAGCGCGGCGTCCGGCCGATCGGCGACTGGTCGATGTCCACGACCTTGTCCACGCGCTGCGCGCCCTCGACCCTGTCGTGCGCCCCGGGACGCTCCTGGGCGCGGTGCAGCATCTGGGCGAGGGCGCGATACAGGATGTCGTTGACGAGCGTCGACTTGCCCGAGCCCGACACGCCCGTCACGCAGGTGAACGTGCCGAGCGGGATCTTCACCGGCATGCCCTTCAGGTTGTGCTCGCGCGGGTTGTGGATCGTGACGGCGTGGCCGCTGCCCTTCCGCCGCGCCTTCGGCACCGAGATCGCGAGCGCGCGCGCGAGGTAGCGGCCGGTGAGCGAGGCCGGGTTCGCCATGATCTCGTCGGGCGTGCCGACGGCGACGAGGTGGCCGCCGAGCTCGCCCGCGCCGGGGCCGAGGTCCACGACGTAGTCGGCCGAGCGGATCGTCTCCTCGTCGTGCTCCACGACCAGGACCGTGTTGCCGAGGTCGCGCAGGCGCTTGAGCGTGTCGAGGAGGCGCCGGTTGTCCCGCTGGTGCAATCCGATCGATGGCTCGTCGAGGATGTACAGGACGCCGACGAGGCTCGAGCCGATCTGGGTCGCCAGCCGTATGCGCTGGCCTTCACCACCCGCGAGCGTGCCGGCGGGCCGGTCGAGCGTCAGGTAGTCGAGGCCGACGTTCATCAGGAAGCCGAGCCGCTCCCGGATCTCCTTGAGCA is a genomic window containing:
- a CDS encoding GAF domain-containing protein; amino-acid sequence: MLVVRLGLAVALAAVWIAAALVWRSHTAARDEEVLAGTLAAVRAVVDSAQGDMRREAALLAEDPAVREGALRSDWATLARGASPRMAALTLQRVADLLVVLDAAGAPLVQVPATPRVPLPALPRSAEPVARLGVVGDRVYVLGWAPLPVGAVVVGRRFESLVGPLAGLPSRPALVVLAGDRALAGSLPGLPATGWEAATRARMVSLAGETWHAHALDAAGGLWALVPDHGRMAAARRFWFWWAVSLSAASGGVLASALLAPRRRPRGARPAGDERRGKQLEALYAVAQTMGTGEDLAVTAERTLDVVCSFARIEFGGVFRFDEAAQTLALVAHRGLSPEDVERLRVRRLDQSHVGEAMRTGRYVVTDLTRSRVLTPEVREQVRVGGYRSQLALPITADGRIWGVMALISREPRAWPEDELTLLQAVAHQVGLAVSRAALFAEAREKSRRLETLTRLAQTLTATLSVDEVFRGVVDAGVELFGSSVARLWLVDDDGEHASLCAEAGATSAVEGIRRFRLGEGLVGAAMARRSPVTVTDVLRDPRTRNAERIRAEGTVSVAIVPLLLGDRVLGALSIGVREPHGYTAEELSVLGSLALHAANAIHNARLFTEERTRRAYLAALLEINTKIGSLAPTDALLSSIAEEAARLLGVDDAGFRLVEGDELVLAGLAGTARETMVRPRLKIGESLSGRVVASGRTLVCELDSVPDIAPEALGADRRLGYTMFLGVPLRVGERTIGVLTFRAPRPFTRHDQELAEAFAGQAAIALEHARLYREAGRQVERMTALAGLGRLLSETLDFDRAAQRVADSVCELLGARSSCLYRLDAATGALVAVTVSSGASFPWTDVLPPGTGIAGLAVRERVPVASDDALADPRITYTDAVRARVAREPHRALLAVPLLVQDRLLGALAVSDRAGRHFDDQEIGLARAFGDQAALALENARLFSLETARREQIATLVEIERELAAELDPDRLLSLIVERVTRLFAANGVIYLVEDGRTLVPRAWTDGGAIPGVAVEIGQGLVGAAAERRRGLVVNDYAGSAFALPRWAELGVRRAIGQPLVIQDRLLGVIGLNRVGDDAAPFLPEDLVVLESFAARAAIALENARLYREAREHAERLAALEEVNRLVSSSLKTEEVLHNIAAAAARFFGAEFVSVWVLDEGSRRLTRSLTFGPPEAAVVLPHALALGEGAIGWVALHREPLPWTDVETDARVVDGSRLAGQGLRFITAYPIAIGDRVLGAFAVYRPTPTPVTPETASLLGSLAAQAAVALDNARLYTETQRRLEETRALLEVVEILNSTLDSKQLLKRAAMKIAQVCRVDRCSLELWEGGQVTPLMSQFADGRKAPEQWAAFKAVAARPILDIPANALARKTRRPVIVNDTARDTLMPQEWIETFGLKSYLVVPMLRQEQVIGVMTLDYCERPTPFEPRQVDLAMTIAGELALALENTRLYAEAQERLRETATLLAVGEILSRPGPVPERVREVAREVARATGANTVGAYFLDAKRESLVPLVGYHVPRELLEGFMTRPIVLARNPELLPAWEAGRATWTSDARADRRFDQDWIGTLPPLSVLFAAATAHGEPIGALFVVWWRPGHEFRPAEIRLVEGVAAQVGLAMENAELARQTQAKLRETETLLSVSRALSSTLNREALLRHFLRRVTAAMDADSAGVWMLADDEETLEPVAGYHLPREFLESLRGMRPSILEHPLWAEAVRTKRPVFSTDVAADARIPDFAKKPFPHRCQLFVPIVAREQVIGGLSLIWWQRAHDFSDGEIALMEAIANQASVAIENARLFEENRRQVEELSVLHDLSRAVTGELDRAALLDALYAQVARMLDVRNMVVVLHDAERHELEIALRIVDGVADARAPLRYPDRTVGLMSLVLTTGRALRTDDYARECARHGVEPIRTSAELRHWLGVPMLAGDVPIGVVALRGGARAFSEDDERVLTNIAQLAALALRSARLFEERAHAYVELATAQDQLVRTEKLRALGEMASGVAHDFNNMLASILGRAQLTLQKVENPQLRQWLQVIERAALDGAATVRRLQEFTRIRRDQPFVAVDLNQVVRDALEITQSRWREEPVSRGVTVEVRTTFGEPPRLAGDPAELREALTNLILNALDAMPEGGVLTLTTAEEAGAAVVIVSDTGVGIPDAVLTKIFDPFFTTKGPQGTGLGLSMTYGIVERHGARINVESAEGRGTTFRLTFPAGPPAEPPAPAAAEPAGTDASLRCLVVDDEPAVGAMLRDVLESGGHRAAVVADGAEAIARFGAEPFDVVFTDLAMPRVSGWQVARAIKEMAPTVPVFLVTGFGVELSEEERRAHGVDLVLVKPIEIHKILDVVAQAARRRARSTRTEDQR
- the pyk gene encoding pyruvate kinase, which translates into the protein MRRTKIVCTLGPASSGKDTLDRLVAAGMDVARINFSHGTADEHAEVVRLIREGEARWGRPVAILQDLQGPKIRLGTFGPAGGGRVDLEAGATFTLCARPVEGTAARASLNHPEYLANVRPGDQIWMDDGMIQLRVEQATPDEVRCRVVVGGRLSDHKGISLPRVELPTSCLTDKDREDLRFGVEHGVDFVAVSFVRSAADVGEVRDYLATLGARAPLVAKLERHEGIANLPGILQAVDAVMVARGDLGVDVPLEDVPHLQKAIIQGARGASVPVIVATQMLESMVTHLRPTRAEVSDVATAIFDGADAIMLSAETATGRYPVEAVEVMARVAERAEEAVLREAVRHRRRERVGVGFSEALSDAAAAAAHELGARAIVAFTQSGFSARLISHARPDVPIIAMTPFVEVQRRLALSWGVSSRLIRKVETTDDMIDQVEATLLADGAVAPGDVLVIISGSPMWVAGTTNLLKLHRVGDRR
- the uvrA gene encoding excinuclease ABC subunit UvrA, producing LKEIRERLGFLMNVGLDYLTLDRPAGTLAGGEGQRIRLATQIGSSLVGVLYILDEPSIGLHQRDNRRLLDTLKRLRDLGNTVLVVEHDEETIRSADYVVDLGPGAGELGGHLVAVGTPDEIMANPASLTGRYLARALAISVPKARRKGSGHAVTIHNPREHNLKGMPVKIPLGTFTCVTGVSGSGKSTLVNDILYRALAQMLHRAQERPGAHDRVEGAQRVDKVVDIDQSPIGRTPRSNPATYTGVFTFIRTLFARTPEARMRGYQPGRFSFNVKGGRCEACQGDGLVKIEMHFLPDVYVTCDVCKGRRYNRETLDVRYKGMSIAEVLDMTVREALAFFDAVPVIKAKLQTLDDVGLDYIRLGQSATTLSGGEAQRVKLATELSRRATGRTLYILDEPTTGLHFADIQKLLDVLNRLVDQGNTVVIIEHNLDVIKTADWIIDLGPEGGDEGGRVVATGTPEDLARQAGRSYTGQFLGALLPAG